In Mangifera indica cultivar Alphonso chromosome 1, CATAS_Mindica_2.1, whole genome shotgun sequence, a single genomic region encodes these proteins:
- the LOC123223709 gene encoding ethylene receptor-like, which translates to MESCNCIEPQWPADELLMKYQYISDFFIALAYFSIPLELIYFVKKSAVFPYRWVLVQFGAFIVLCGATHLINLWTFNMHSRTVAIVMTTAKVLTAAVSCATALMLVHIIPDLLSVKTRELFLKNKAAQLDREMGLIRTQEETGRHVRMLTHEIRSTLDRHTILKTTLVELGRTLALEECALWMPTRTGLELQLSYTLHQQNPVGCTVPTQLPVISQVFTSSHAVKISPNCPVARLRPLAGKYMPGEVVAVRVPLLHLSNFQINDWPELSTKRYALMVLMLPSDSARQWHVHELELVEVVADQVAVALSHAAILEESMRARDLLLEQNIALDLARREAETAIHARNDFLAVMNHEMRTPMHAIVALSSLLQETELTLEQRLMVETILKSSNLLATLINDVLDLSRLEDGSLQLQLGTFNLHALFKEVLNLIKPIASVKKLQVALNLAPDLPEYAVGDEKRLMQTLLNIVGNAVKFTKEGNISITAFVAKSESLRDSRAPEFFPVPSDNHFYLRVQVKDTGSGIKPQDIPKLFTKFAQNQSIATRNFNGSGLGLAICKRFVNLMEGHIWIESEGLGKGSTAIFIVKLGIPESSNESKLSFMPKISGPQANFTGLKVLVMDDNGVSRSVTKGLLVHLGCDVMTVGSSEDCLRVLSHEHKVVFMDVGMPGIDGYEVAVLIHQKFTRRHERPLIVALTGNTDKVTKENCMRVGMDGVILKPVSLEKMRSVLLGLLEHRVFFEAV; encoded by the exons ATGGAGTCTTGCAACTGCATTGAACCACAATGGCCAGCTGATGAATTGTTGATGAAGTATCAATATATTTCAGATTTCTTCATTGCACTTGCTTACTTTTCAATTCCTCTAGAGCTGATCTACTTTGTGAAGAAATCTGCCGTGTTTCCATATAGATGGGTCCTTGTACAGTTTGGCGCTTTCATTGTTTTGTGTGGGGCGACACATCTTATAAACTTGTGGACTTTTAATATGCATTCAAGGACTGTGGCAATAGTAATGACCACCGCTAAGGTTTTGACAGCTGCGGTTTCTTGTGCAACGGCCCTTATGCTTGTACATATTATACCTGATCTGTTAAGTGTTAAAACTAGagaactatttttaaaaaacaaggCTGCACAGCTTGATAGAGAAATGGGCTTGATCCGCACACAGGAAGAAACTGGGCGACATGTTAGGATGCTGACTCATGAAATCAGAAGCACTTTGGATAGACATACCATACTGAAGACCACTCTTGTTGAATTGGGAAGAACTTTGGCACTGGAAGAGTGTGCCTTGTGGATGCCAACACGAACTGGTTTAGAGCTTCAACTCTCATACACGCTTCACCAACAGAATCCAGTTGGATGTACTGTACCCACCCAACTTCCTGTGATCAGTCAAGTATTCACTAGCAGTCATGCAGTGAAGATATCACCAAATTGTCCTGTGGCAAGGTTAAGGCCTCTTGCAGGAAAATACATGCCTGGCGAGGTGGTTGCAGTTCGTGTTCCACTCCTGCAtctctcaaattttcaaattaatgattGGCCAGAACTTTCAACAAAACGCTATGCTTTGATGGTTTTGATGCTTCCCTCAGATAGTGCAAGGCAGTGGCATGTTCATGAGTTGGAACTCGTTGAAGTGGTTGCTGATCAG GTGGCTGTTGCTCTTTCTCATGCTGCCATCTTAGAGGAATCAATGAGGGCTAGGGATCTTCTTTTGGAGCAGAACATTGCACTTGACCTCGCCAGGAGAGAAGCAGAAACAGCCATTCATGCTCGCAATGATTTCCTGGCTGTTATGAACCATGAGATGAGAACTCCAATGCATGCAATCGTTGCCCTTTCTTCTTTACTGCAAGAAACTGAATTGACACTTGAGCAGCGACTGATGGTTGAAACAATTCTTAAGAGCAGTAATCTCTTAGCTACTctaataaatgatgtattagaTCTTTCGAGGCTTGAAGATGGTAGCCTACAACTTCAACTTGGAACTTTTAATCTTCATGCTCTATTCAAGGAG GTCCTTAATCTGATCAAGCCTATTGCATCAGTCAAGAAGTTGCAGGTTGCATTGAATTTGGCTCCTGATCTTCCTGAGTATGCTGTTGGTGATGAAAAGCGCTTAATGCAAACTCTCCTAAATATTGTTGGCAACGCTGTAAAGTTCACAAAAGAAGGCAACATCTCAATCACTGCTTTTGTTGCAAAATCAGAGTCCTTACGAGACTCTCGAGCCCCAGAATTTTTTCCAGTGCCAAGTGATAATCATTTTTACCTGCGTGTACAG GTTAAAGATACTGGATCAGGCATTAAACCCCAAGATATTCCCAagttatttacaaaatttgcgCAAAATCAATCAATAGCTACCAGAAATTTCAATGGCAGTGGACTTGGCCTTGCAATTTGTAAGAG GTTTGTTAATCTTATGGAGGGACATATATGGATTGAAAGTGAAGGTCTTGGCAAGGGTTCCACTGCTATCTTCATTGTGAAACTTGGGATCCCTGAGAGCTCAAATGAATCTAAGCTCTCTTTCATGCCAAAAATATCAGGACCACAGGCAAATTTTACAGGGCTCAAAGTTCTTGTCATGGATGATAATGG AGTTAGCAGATCAGTCACAAAAGGGCTTTTGGTGCACCTGGGATGTGATGTAATGACCGTTGGCTCAAGTGAGGACTGCTTGCGCGTACTATCTCATGAGCACAAGGTGGTCTTCATGGATGTTGGGATGCCTGGTATAGATGGTTACGAAGTTGCTGTCCTTATACACCAAAAGTTTACAAGGCGTCATGAAAGGCCACTGATAGTAGCCCTGACCGGAAATACTGACAAAGTAACCAAGGAGAACTGCATGAGAGTTGGAATGGATGGTGTTATATTGAAACCTGTTTCACTAGAAAAAATGAGGAGCGTTTTACTAGGCCTTTTGGAGCATCGAGTTTTCTTCGAGGCCGTATAA